The region GTAACGGGGATAACAAACAGCAATACCGCATTGCGCTCGATGTGTTTGAGAAATTGAATGCCAAGCCCCTTCCCCTTGTGTGCACCTTCAATAATGCCGGGAATATCTGCCATGACAAATGACTGGTAGTTTGCTACTTGAACAACACCCAGATTGGGCACAAGCGTTGTAAACGGGTAATCAGCTACTTTGGGCTTTGCAGCAGAAATCGCAGAAATCAACGTGCTTTTGCCGGCATTCGGAAACCCAACCAGCCCCACATCTGCAAGCAGTTTTAATTCGAGGATGATGTTACGCTCCTCATTGTCCTCACCGGGCTGCGAGAACTTGGGCGCTTGTCGCACAGAAGACTTAAAAAAGGCATTCCCTTTACCACCGCGCCCTCCTTTGACGAGCACAACTTCCTGCCCGTGCTCTCCCACTTCACCCAGCACCTCATTTGTATCACGGTCTTTTGCGATTGTCCCAATTGGCACACGCAAGATGATATCGTCTCCATCTGCCCCCGTCATGTCTCGGGAGCCACCAGATTTCCCGGGGCCGGCAAAGTGGTGCCGGTTGTACCGTAGGTCCAGCAAGGTATAGAGTTGCTTGTCGCCATGCAGGATGACAGAGCCGCCCTTCCCTCCATCACCGCCATCTGGTCCGCCGTGTGGATTGTACTTCTCACGGCGAAATGACACACAGCCACCGCCTCCCTTGCCACTGCGCACCAAAATGGTCACGTAATCCACAAACTTCATTTCTATTTCCTCAGGAGATCCTAGCGATCAGTTAGACGTAGTATGGTGATTCTATCAAGC is a window of Bacteroidota bacterium DNA encoding:
- the obgE gene encoding GTPase ObgE — encoded protein: MKFVDYVTILVRSGKGGGGCVSFRREKYNPHGGPDGGDGGKGGSVILHGDKQLYTLLDLRYNRHHFAGPGKSGGSRDMTGADGDDIILRVPIGTIAKDRDTNEVLGEVGEHGQEVVLVKGGRGGKGNAFFKSSVRQAPKFSQPGEDNEERNIILELKLLADVGLVGFPNAGKSTLISAISAAKPKVADYPFTTLVPNLGVVQVANYQSFVMADIPGIIEGAHKGKGLGIQFLKHIERNAVLLFVIPVTDPDPIGSYQVLKKELEAFNERLASKPRIIALSKIDLMPPEDLEVLVQLIEDGMEEPVEMLPISSVAQMGLDRLRNTLWERLEKERAR